From Streptomyces asiaticus, one genomic window encodes:
- a CDS encoding gas vesicle protein: MTRAIERREVALVDLLDRVLAGGVVIAGEITLSIADIDLVRISLRALIASVRVENEEGREGDRHDRRAGGPP, from the coding sequence GTGACCCGGGCGATCGAGCGGCGGGAGGTGGCCCTGGTCGACCTGCTCGACCGGGTGCTCGCCGGAGGCGTGGTGATCGCGGGGGAGATCACCCTGAGCATCGCCGACATCGATCTGGTGCGGATCTCGCTGCGCGCCCTGATCGCCTCCGTACGGGTGGAGAACGAGGAGGGGCGGGAGGGGGATCGCCATGATCGCCGTGCAGGGGGACCGCCATGA
- a CDS encoding gas vesicle protein K, with amino-acid sequence MTDDRAPRRPGRRIEVDEESVRRSLAGLVLTIVELLRQLMERQALRRVEQGGISDEQIEELGLTLMALERNMAELREHFGLTEDDLNLDLGPLGPLLPRDR; translated from the coding sequence ATGACGGACGACCGCGCTCCCCGGCGGCCCGGGCGGCGGATCGAGGTGGACGAGGAGTCGGTCCGCAGGAGCCTGGCCGGACTGGTGCTCACCATCGTCGAGCTGCTGCGGCAGCTCATGGAGCGGCAGGCGCTGCGCCGCGTCGAGCAGGGCGGCATCAGCGATGAGCAGATCGAGGAGCTCGGGCTGACGCTGATGGCCCTGGAGCGGAACATGGCCGAGCTGCGGGAGCACTTCGGGCTGACCGAGGACGACCTCAACCTGGACCTGGGCCCGCTCGGCCCCCTGCTGCCCCGCGACCGCTGA
- a CDS encoding helix-turn-helix domain-containing protein: MGITLNLQRAQPADVHVGRSPLAELMSALHIMAEPDHHPEAQRWTRRLGTALAPSLAHEMSALSPLWARLRCRLLFPLELPLDQPFEDELRHLERLPLEEFVGLCSQGVLGFREAVPPASSLLTDPEAAERYVAQCERRSFRRGELAHDLVASPEGLRDRLLCFLDSCAEAFFASEWRSVRDRLESAAARVRADIRRRGLAEVLAGLSPTAVVSRGGSRVRYDKLAVAEIEIGPRPLFLLPSVHVWPHLTVKDEECHPVVLQFAAREGGTADQLTQAELRARMSALASLGRMELCRHLLGEPITTTELAQRLGLADTQVSRTLRQLRDAGLIESEREGKYVYHRLATGTLLRLGQDVLATIMR, translated from the coding sequence GTGGGGATCACGCTCAACCTCCAGCGCGCCCAGCCGGCCGACGTGCACGTCGGCCGGTCACCGCTGGCCGAGCTCATGTCGGCGCTGCACATCATGGCCGAGCCCGACCACCACCCCGAGGCCCAGCGCTGGACGCGGCGGCTCGGGACGGCGCTCGCCCCCTCCCTCGCCCATGAGATGAGCGCCCTGTCCCCGCTGTGGGCCCGGCTCCGCTGCCGGCTGCTGTTCCCGCTGGAGCTCCCGCTGGACCAGCCCTTCGAGGACGAGCTGCGCCATCTGGAGAGGCTGCCGCTCGAGGAGTTCGTGGGCCTGTGCTCCCAGGGGGTGCTCGGCTTCCGTGAGGCCGTGCCCCCGGCCAGTAGCCTGCTCACCGACCCCGAGGCCGCCGAGCGCTATGTGGCGCAGTGCGAGCGGCGCTCCTTCCGGCGGGGCGAGCTGGCCCACGACCTGGTGGCCTCGCCCGAGGGGCTGCGCGACCGGCTCCTGTGCTTCCTGGACTCCTGCGCCGAGGCGTTCTTCGCCTCCGAGTGGCGCTCGGTACGCGACCGGCTGGAGTCGGCCGCCGCCCGGGTCCGTGCCGACATCCGGCGGCGCGGTCTGGCCGAGGTGCTGGCCGGGCTCAGCCCCACCGCGGTGGTCTCCAGGGGCGGCTCGCGGGTGCGCTACGACAAGCTGGCCGTCGCCGAGATCGAGATCGGCCCCCGCCCGCTCTTCCTGCTCCCCTCCGTCCATGTCTGGCCGCATCTGACCGTCAAGGACGAGGAGTGCCACCCCGTGGTGCTCCAGTTCGCCGCCCGGGAGGGCGGCACGGCCGATCAGCTGACCCAGGCCGAGCTGCGGGCCCGGATGTCCGCACTGGCGTCCCTGGGCCGGATGGAGCTGTGCCGCCATCTGCTGGGCGAGCCCATCACCACCACCGAGCTGGCCCAGCGGCTGGGGCTCGCCGATACGCAGGTCTCCCGCACCCTGCGCCAGCTCAGGGACGCCGGGCTGATCGAGTCCGAGCGCGAGGGCAAGTACGTCTACCACCGGCTGGCCACAGGCACCCTGCTCCGGCTGGGGCAGGACGTGCTGGCGACCATCATGCGGTGA
- a CDS encoding gas vesicle protein: protein MNQSSDWNPPVRRTGAAREPARRGAEPSSLADILERVLDKGIVIAGDIQINLLDIELLTIKIRLLVASVDRAKEMGIDWWEHDPSLSSGARDVLEENERLRRRVGELEDGRGAHREDDHETHGAEREDER, encoded by the coding sequence ATGAACCAGAGCTCCGACTGGAACCCACCGGTCCGGCGCACCGGCGCCGCACGCGAACCCGCCCGCCGGGGCGCCGAGCCGTCCAGCCTGGCCGACATCCTGGAGCGGGTGCTCGACAAGGGCATCGTCATCGCGGGCGACATCCAGATCAATCTGCTGGACATCGAACTGCTGACGATCAAGATCCGGCTGCTGGTCGCCTCCGTGGACCGGGCCAAGGAGATGGGCATCGACTGGTGGGAGCACGACCCCTCGCTCTCCTCCGGCGCCCGGGACGTCCTGGAGGAGAACGAGCGGCTGCGGCGCCGCGTCGGCGAGCTGGAGGACGGCCGCGGCGCGCACCGGGAGGACGACCACGAAACCCACGGCGCGGAGCGGGAGGACGAACGGTGA
- a CDS encoding CocE/NonD family hydrolase, with protein MARTSQTETTGDRGRAAREESARPLDERVWRRTLRVPMRDGIVLAADLFTDQERPGPRPVILERTPYGRRQMRDSDRSRHDEPVPTPEETSAFFVRAGYHVVRQDCRGRGDSEGTFVKYLGEGPDGADTIDWIAAQPWCDGRVAMMGVSYSAHAQTAAAAESPAGLSAMFMDSGGFASAYEAGMRMGGAFELKQITWAFRHGEESPEAERDPLVRKAFAGTDLRDWFTVLPWRTGVSPLRQVGSYERYLLDQWRHDAFGAYWRQPAIYGRGHYDRFPDVPTLHMSSWYDPYVRSTIENFTAMGRLKRSPAYLVMGPWKHGLRCATFAGDVDFGPAATLSGNVDTSYLSFRQRWFDAVLGGGDPESIPRVQYFLMGGGDGRRDEAGRMRHGGRWHTDTQWPPAGARETAYYCHASGELSREQPTATRSWVEYDFDPNDPVPTLGGQVTSGEPVMVGGAFDQVPDERFYGARPPYLPLNSRPDVISLATPPLEEPLVVAGPVTARLFISSSAPDTDFTVKLVDVHPPNEDYPHGFAMNLTEGIFRCRFHKSFERPEPLEPGEVYEIEIPAPDTANRFEAGHRLRVDISSSDFPRFDVNSNTGVPEAVSRRKVVATNRVHMDADHPSAVLLWTQPG; from the coding sequence ATGGCACGAACCAGTCAGACCGAAACGACCGGCGACAGAGGGCGGGCGGCCCGGGAGGAGTCCGCCCGCCCGCTGGACGAGCGGGTGTGGCGACGCACCCTGCGCGTCCCGATGCGGGACGGGATCGTCCTGGCCGCCGATCTCTTCACCGACCAGGAGCGGCCGGGGCCCCGCCCGGTCATCCTGGAGCGGACCCCGTACGGCCGCCGACAGATGCGCGACTCCGACCGCAGCCGCCACGACGAGCCGGTGCCCACGCCCGAGGAGACCTCGGCGTTCTTCGTCCGCGCCGGGTATCACGTGGTGCGGCAGGACTGCCGGGGCCGCGGGGACTCCGAGGGCACCTTCGTGAAGTACCTCGGCGAGGGGCCGGACGGGGCGGACACCATCGACTGGATCGCCGCCCAGCCCTGGTGCGACGGCCGGGTGGCCATGATGGGCGTGTCCTACTCGGCCCACGCCCAGACGGCCGCCGCGGCCGAGTCCCCCGCCGGGCTGTCCGCGATGTTCATGGACTCCGGCGGCTTCGCCAGCGCCTACGAGGCCGGGATGCGGATGGGCGGCGCCTTCGAGCTCAAGCAGATCACCTGGGCCTTCCGGCACGGTGAGGAGAGCCCGGAGGCGGAGCGGGACCCGCTGGTGCGCAAGGCGTTCGCGGGCACGGATCTGCGCGACTGGTTCACCGTGCTGCCGTGGCGGACCGGTGTCTCACCGCTGCGCCAGGTGGGCAGTTACGAGCGCTATCTGCTGGACCAGTGGCGGCATGACGCCTTCGGGGCGTACTGGCGCCAGCCGGCCATCTACGGGCGCGGCCACTACGACCGCTTCCCGGATGTGCCGACGCTGCACATGTCGAGCTGGTACGACCCGTATGTCCGCTCCACCATCGAGAACTTCACCGCCATGGGCCGGCTCAAGCGGTCCCCGGCGTATCTGGTGATGGGACCGTGGAAACACGGGCTGCGCTGTGCCACCTTCGCCGGCGACGTGGACTTCGGGCCCGCCGCCACCCTCAGCGGCAATGTGGACACCTCGTATCTGTCCTTCCGGCAGCGGTGGTTCGACGCGGTGCTGGGGGGCGGCGACCCGGAGTCGATCCCGCGGGTCCAGTACTTCCTGATGGGCGGCGGGGACGGCCGGCGGGACGAGGCCGGGCGGATGCGGCACGGCGGCCGGTGGCACACCGACACCCAGTGGCCCCCGGCCGGGGCCCGGGAGACCGCGTACTACTGCCACGCCTCGGGCGAGCTGAGCCGGGAGCAGCCGACGGCGACACGGTCCTGGGTGGAGTACGACTTCGACCCGAACGACCCGGTGCCCACGCTCGGCGGCCAGGTCACCTCGGGCGAGCCGGTGATGGTCGGCGGCGCCTTCGACCAGGTGCCGGACGAGCGGTTCTACGGCGCCCGGCCGCCGTATCTGCCGCTGAACTCCCGGCCCGATGTGATCTCGCTCGCCACCCCGCCGCTTGAGGAGCCGCTGGTGGTGGCCGGACCGGTCACCGCGCGGCTGTTCATCTCCTCGTCCGCGCCGGACACCGACTTCACGGTGAAGCTGGTCGATGTGCACCCGCCGAACGAGGACTATCCGCACGGCTTCGCGATGAACCTCACCGAGGGCATCTTCCGCTGCCGCTTCCACAAGTCCTTCGAGCGCCCGGAGCCGCTGGAGCCGGGCGAGGTCTACGAGATCGAGATCCCGGCGCCGGACACGGCCAACCGCTTCGAGGCCGGACACCGGCTGCGGGTGGACATCTCCTCGAGCGACTTCCCCCGGTTCGACGTCAACTCCAACACGGGGGTGCCGGAGGCGGTGAGCCGTCGCAAGGTGGTGGCGACCAACCGCGTCCACATGGACGCGGACCACCCCTCGGCGGTGCTGCTGTGGACCCAGCCGGGCTGA
- a CDS encoding transporter substrate-binding domain-containing protein, with amino-acid sequence MRNRPHVAACALLTCLTLGLSACSVDDTPEDGKDSKSRPAVTLAPEPRDSALAAEVPQAYAKKTLIMGVSEYAPYVTFESDGKVTGLVPDLAAQLSSLLDIKIKVERTNFDAVIPGLKSGRIDLSAPSGDFTERQKEVDFADFAQSSVTMMVLTDGSFRPKNGLEVCGHKVGVEKGAGTQNVLAAQNKRCAAKGKPSVDVKLYTDLPAASLALQSKRVEAVAAPSASNTSVSQNSHDRFETVELKDMLDLPAATAVYGIQAKKDAGLAPVIVKGLRKLYESGTYAKLFGQWGLPLSTVTRDQIALNGSKQSQTQ; translated from the coding sequence ATGCGCAACCGTCCCCATGTCGCCGCATGCGCCCTGCTGACCTGTCTGACCCTGGGCCTGTCGGCCTGTTCGGTGGATGACACCCCCGAGGACGGCAAGGACAGCAAGAGCCGTCCGGCGGTCACGCTCGCCCCCGAGCCCAGGGACAGCGCGCTGGCCGCCGAGGTGCCCCAGGCCTACGCCAAGAAGACGCTGATCATGGGCGTCAGCGAGTACGCGCCGTATGTCACCTTCGAGTCCGACGGGAAGGTCACCGGGCTGGTCCCCGACCTGGCCGCGCAGCTCTCCTCGTTGCTCGACATAAAGATCAAGGTGGAGCGGACCAACTTCGACGCGGTCATCCCGGGGCTGAAGTCCGGCCGGATCGACCTCAGCGCGCCCTCCGGTGACTTCACCGAGCGTCAGAAAGAGGTGGACTTCGCCGACTTCGCGCAGAGCAGTGTGACGATGATGGTGCTCACGGACGGCTCCTTCCGCCCCAAGAACGGCCTCGAGGTCTGCGGCCACAAGGTCGGCGTCGAGAAGGGCGCCGGAACGCAGAACGTGCTCGCGGCGCAGAACAAGCGGTGTGCCGCGAAGGGCAAGCCGTCGGTGGACGTGAAGCTCTACACCGATCTGCCCGCCGCCTCGCTGGCGCTCCAGAGCAAGCGCGTGGAGGCGGTGGCCGCGCCCAGCGCCTCCAACACCTCGGTGAGCCAGAACTCGCACGACCGCTTCGAGACGGTCGAACTGAAGGACATGCTGGACCTGCCCGCCGCGACGGCCGTCTACGGCATCCAGGCCAAGAAGGACGCCGGGCTCGCGCCCGTGATCGTCAAGGGGCTGCGGAAGCTGTACGAATCGGGCACCTACGCCAAGCTCTTCGGTCAGTGGGGGCTGCCGCTGTCCACCGTCACCCGGGACCAGATCGCCCTCAACGGCTCCAAGCAATCCCAGACCCAGTGA
- a CDS encoding GvpL/GvpF family gas vesicle protein encodes MNGSLATWLYAVTAAPEDGTPPRGLTGVADEPVRLVESAGLAAVVGSVPLEDFGEDALRDHLEDLEWLERTARAHHRVINGATGHGQVIPLRFATLYHDDDRVRAMLQERRDDFTATLRRVAGRTEWGVKAYVDPRSFLPDPDEPTGGEESPGTAYLLRRRAQRQDQETAHLRATEQAEAIHASLAALAVATAAHPPQDTALAAYEGWMVLNNSYLVPDALDEEFTALVTDLGERYPAITLEVSGPWPPYSFTAPPKRAEEAQQEETPS; translated from the coding sequence GTGAACGGCTCCCTCGCCACCTGGCTGTACGCGGTGACGGCCGCCCCGGAGGACGGCACCCCGCCGCGGGGGCTCACCGGTGTGGCGGACGAGCCGGTGCGCCTGGTGGAGAGCGCGGGGCTGGCCGCCGTCGTGGGCTCCGTACCGCTCGAGGACTTCGGCGAGGACGCGCTGCGCGACCATCTGGAGGACCTGGAGTGGCTGGAGCGCACCGCCCGCGCCCACCACCGGGTGATCAACGGCGCGACCGGCCACGGCCAGGTCATCCCGCTGCGCTTCGCCACGCTCTACCACGACGACGACCGGGTCCGCGCGATGCTCCAGGAGCGCCGGGACGACTTCACGGCCACGCTGCGGCGGGTGGCGGGCCGCACCGAGTGGGGCGTCAAGGCGTACGTGGACCCCAGGTCCTTCCTGCCCGACCCGGACGAGCCCACCGGCGGCGAGGAGAGCCCGGGAACCGCCTATCTGCTGCGCCGCCGCGCCCAGCGGCAGGACCAGGAGACCGCGCATCTGCGCGCGACCGAGCAGGCGGAGGCGATCCACGCCTCGCTCGCCGCGCTGGCGGTGGCCACGGCCGCCCATCCACCGCAGGACACCGCGCTGGCCGCGTACGAGGGGTGGATGGTGCTGAACAACTCCTATCTGGTGCCCGACGCCCTCGACGAGGAGTTCACCGCCCTGGTGACCGACCTGGGGGAGCGGTACCCCGCCATCACCCTGGAGGTCAGCGGCCCCTGGCCGCCGTACTCCTTCACCGCCCCGCCGAAGCGGGCGGAGGAGGCCCAGCAGGAGGAGACGCCGTCGTGA